The Treponema phagedenis DNA segment CGCTCAATTTGGTATTTATATTACATTTACGTTTGCAAATGCGTTACCGTTTTTTAGTCCGAAACAAGCTGCCGCTATCGGAATTATCGGAGGAGCTGACGGCCCTACGGCAATTTATCTTGCAAACAACTTGGCGCCCGAATTGTTAGCACCTATAGCGGTTGCTGCTTACTCTTATATGGCTCTAATTCCGTTAATTCAGCCGCCCATCATGAAAATGCTTACCACAAAAAAAGAGCGCTCAGTTAAAATGAAGCAGTTGAGAAAAGTAAGTAAAGCGGAAAAAATTGTCTTCCCGATTGGAACGGTTTTATTTACCGCCTTATTGCTTCCTTCCGTAACGCCCTTATTGGGAATGCTCATGTTGGGAAATATTTTTAGAGAGTCAGGCGTTGTGCAGCGTTTATCCGATACGGCTCAAAATGCCTTAATCAACATTATTACGATTATGCTCGGTGTTACCGTTGGTGCTACCGCAAACGGAGACTTGTTCTTACGTTTGGAAACGCTTGCAATTATTTTTATGGGATTATTTGCATTTTGTATGTCTACTGTTGGAGGAGTTTTGCTTGGCAAGCTTCTATATCTTATAACCGGAGGCAAAATCAATCCGTTGATAGGCTCGGCAGGAGTATCGGCGGTACCGATGGCTGCACGTGTTTCTCAAGTTGTAGGAGCAGCTGAAGATAAAACAAACTTCTTGCTTATGCATGCAATGGGGCCTAATGTTGCGGGTGTTATCGGCTCTGCCGTTGCGGCAGGATTCTTTATGCTTATTTTAGGCAAATAGAGGGAGAAAAGAAACTTAGCGTTTGCTAAGATTAAACAAAATTAATAGGAGATTTATTGTGAGTAAAGTAATGTCATTGCATGATGCAATCAAAACGTATGTGAAATCAGGTGATCACCTTTGTTTTGGCGGGTTTACGACAAACAGAAAACCCTATGCCGCCGTGTACGAAATTTTACGGCAAGGTTTGGGCGATTTTATAGGATATTCAGGCCCTGCCGGCGGAGACTGGGATATGTTGATTGGAGAAGGCAGAGTCCATGCCTTTATTAACTGTTATATTGCAAACTCCGGATATACAAATGTATGTCGAAGATTTCGCCACGAAATTGAAAAAAATAAAAAAATGCTTTTGGAAGACTATTCCCAAGACGTGCTCATGCTTATGCTACATGCTTCCGCATTAGGGCTTCCGTATTTGCCGGTTAAACTGATGCAGGGTTCCGACCTTGTAAACAAATGGGGAATCAGCAAAGAGGTGCGTGCAAAAGACTTAAGACTTCCGAATAATAAACTGGTGGAAGTAGAGAACCCCTTTAATCCTGGAGAAAAAGTTGTTGCGGTACCGGTTCCGCGCTTAGATGTTGCAATAATCCATGTGCAAAAAGCGGCAGTTGATGGAACCTGCTCTATTGAAGGCGATGAGTTCCATGACATTGATATCGCTATTGCGGCAAAACGATGTATTGTAACCTGCGAAGAATTGGTAGACGAAAAAGAAATCAGAAGGGATCCGAGCAAGAACTCAATTCCTCAATTTTGTGTTGATGCGGTTGTGCATGCTCCTCACGGCGCACATCCTGCACAGTGCTACAACTATTACGACTACGATGCGAATTTCTTTAAAATGTATGATTCGGTAACCAAAACCGAAGAAGATTTTAAAAATTTCTTGCAGGAATGGGTATACGGAGTTAAAAACCATGAAGAATATCTTGACAAACTGGGAGCGACCAGATTGCTCAAGTTAAAAGTGGTACCCGGATTTGGCTATGCGGCAAAATTAGTGAAGGAGGGGAAATAAGATGACAAATTACAAAAATTATACCAACAAAGAGATGCAGGCAATTACGATTGCAAAAACAATTCAAGACGGACAAATCGTTATTGTCGGAACGGGGCTCCCCCTGATCGGCGCTTCGTTGGCAAAAAGAATTTTTGCGCCGAATTGTAAATTAATTGTAGAGAGCGGTCTTATGGACTGTAATCCTATTGAAGTTCCCCGAAGTGTCGGTGATACAAGATTTATGGCTCACTGCGGTGTGCAATGGCCGAATGTTCGCTTCATCGGTTTTGAAACAAACGAGTGGCTCAATGATAAAGATCGAATGATCGCCTTTATCGGTGGCGCCCAAATCGACCCATATGGAAACGTAAACTCAACTTGTATCGGTGATTATCATAATCCCATAACACGCTTTACCGGATCAGGCGGGGCTAACGGGATTGCCACCTACTCCAACACGGTTATCATGATGCAGCACGAAAAAAGAAGATTTATCGACAAAATCGACTACGTTACCAGTGTTGGTTGGGGCGATGGTGTCGGCGGCAGAGAAAAGCTTGGACTTCCCGGAAACAGGGGGCCGATTGCAGTAGTGACAGATCGCGGCATTTTAAAATTTGATGACAAAACAAAGAGAATGTATTTGGCAGGATATTATCCGACCTCTTCTCCTGAAGATGTGCTTGAAAATACCGGTTTTGAACTGGATGTGTCCAAAGCGGTGCGCTTGGATGCTCCGGATGAAGCAGTCATCAAAATGATTCGGGAAGAGATCGACCCGGGACAAGCCTTTATCAAAGTTCCGGTCGAAGAAAAATAAGCGATAAGAGGTAAGCAGGCTGTCTGAAATAGCGCCTGCTTATGTAATTTTTTTGATAACTTGATTAAATTTTAATGCGACTTATACAAATCGTAAAAAATTTTATAAAAAAGAGCTTGACACAGCGGTTTAGTTTTTGCCGTCCATGGCAAAAACTAAACCTGCGAGTTTTAAAGCTTTACAAATTACTTTGCTTTAAAACATCGTTTCTGTTTGGAACCACCGCCACGCACTGATTTTTAGTATTCTTGATTAAATCAGTGCTGCGAGTTTTAAAGCTTCAATTTTATAATTTTGTATTGATGCTTTAAAACATCGTTTGAATTTGTTCTGAGTTTGACAACGGTGGGCAATTTACCACAGGAATGTTTAAATCCGCAAGCACCTGTCGATGCTCCGATTAGTACAGGACGTTATACGTGTTTATTTGGCAAACTTTTCCCTGTATTTTACAGGCACAGTATTGCTGATTGAATGTACTTTTGTAAGACTGTTAAAAAAGTTTGTCTTACAAAAGTACGGGCTAAAAACTTTTTTCGGAATTTGACAATTCCTCAAAAACTTTTTATAGGAGAATATTATGGGAAACTATTCAATGCCGGGTTATTTTCAGAACATGGAACAGATCGGCTCCGCGTTATCGAAGATTGATGAAGATAATGAGCAGCAGGTAAAACAGGTTGAAGAAGAGATTCGAAAGTTAATAGACGAGGTTCATGAGGCGGGCACTCCCACGGAAACGCTTAATGAAAAAGGGCAATGGACAGCGCTTCAAAGAATTGCCGAGTTAGTTGACGAAGGTACATGGTGCCCGCTAAACAGCTTGTACAATCCCGAAGATTTTGAAACCGCAACCGGAATTGTAAAAGGCTTAGGAAGAATCAACGGAAAATGGGCAGTCGTTGTTGCTTCCGATAATAAGAAAATTGCCGGAGCTTGGGTTCCGGGGCAATCCGAAAACTTATTGCGAGCATCCGATACTGCAAAATGCTTACGAATTCCTTTAGTCTATGTTTTAAACTGCAGCGGCGTTAAATTAGATGAACAGGAAAAAGTATATCCGAACCGCAGAGGCGGCGGAACTCCTTTCTATCGCAATGTTGAATTGGAACAATTAGGCGTACCGGTTATCGTCGGAATTTTCGGCACAAACCCCGCAGGCGGCGGCTACCACAGTATCAGCCCCACCATTCTTATTGCGCACGAAAAAGCAAACATGGCGGTTGGCGGAACCGGAATTGTAAGCGGGATGAATCCGAAAGGCTATATCGATCAGGAGGGCGCCGAGCAAATTATTGATGCGGTTTCCAATGCAAAACCTACTGAAGTTCCCGGCACTGTTTCTATTCACTATGATCAAACAGGATTTTTCCGTGAAGTGTACTCCGAAGAAATCGGTGTCTTGGACGGAATTAGAAAATACATGGATTGTCTGCCCGCCTATGACTTGGAGTTTTTCCGTGTAGACGAGCCAACCGAGCCCCTATTCGATCCGAATGATCTTTACTCGCTTTTACCGATGAACCAAAAACGGGTGTACAATATCTATGATATTATCGCACGCTTGGTAGATAATAGCGAATTCAGCGAATACAAAAAAGGATACGGCCCCGAAATGGTAACCGGACTTGCAAAAGTTGACGGACTTTTGGTTGGCATAGTTGCAAACGTACAAGGCTTATTGCTCAAATACCCCGAATATAAAGAAAATGCCGTCGGGATTGGCGGCAAGCTCTACCGGCAAGGCTTAGTCAAAATGAATGAATTTGTTACGCTTTGCGCGCGGGACAGAATTCCGATTGTCTGGCTGCAGGACACAACGGGAATTGATGTAGGAAATGACGCCGAAAAAGCCGAGCTGCTCGGGTTGGGACAATCGTTAATTTACTCTATCCAGAATTCAAATATACCGCAAATGGAAGTTACTTTGCGAAAAGGCACCGCCGCCGCTCATTATGTTCTCGGCGGCCCGCAAGGAAACGATACCAACGCATTCTCTTTAGGAACCGCCGCAACCGAAATCAACGTAATGAACGGCGAAACCGCTGCGACTGCAATGTATTCACGGCGATTGGTAAAAGACAGAAATGCAGGAAAAGATATAACACCGATCATTGAAAAAATGAACAAACTTATCAATGAATACAAAGATAAATCTGTTCCTTCATTCTGTGCAAAAGCGGGAATGGTAGATGAAATTGTACATCTCTATGATATACGAGCATACATGATCGCATTTGCGAATTCGGTATATCAGAATCCGAAGTCAATTTGTCCTTTCCATCAAATGCTTTTACCGCGGATGATTAGGGAATACAACACTTTTGTAAAAAAATAATTACTCTTAGGGACTTTGACTAATTTTAGGAACAGTCAAAGTCCCTTTTGGGGAAATGTATAATCCGATACGTACGCTTGTAAGAACGAAAAAGAAGGTGTACTATAAATTATTGAAATACGAGTATGCAAAAACTGAAGCTTTTAAAAGCATTTTATCCGGGATGAGAATTTCTGAAGAACTTTTTACATCAAAATAAAATTGCATAAGGCTATGCATGCTCGAGGGAGTTTTATGGAGCGAATAGTTTTAAAATTAGGCATGTTTGAAACGCTTATGATTGCAGTTATTGCAATTTACTTTGGAGAGTTTTTACGAAAAAAAATCCCTCTGCTAAAAAAATACTGTTTACCGGCAGCTGTTGTCGGCGGAACAATCTTTTCAATTATTTCATTATGCTTATATTCTGCTAATGTATTTGAATTGCAATTTGATTATAAGACGATAAATCAATTATTTTATTGCATCTTTTTTGCGGCAAGCGGAGCGGCAGCCAGTTTATCCTTGTTAAAAAAAGGCGGAAAGCTGGTTATTATTTTTGCAATACTTGCAGCCCTTCTTGCGGCTTTACAAAACGCTTTAGCGCTTGCGATCGGAAAAGCTTTTGCAATCAATCCCCTTATTGCTTTGATGACCGGAAGTATTCCAATGACCGGCGGGCACGGAAACGCCGCTTCTTTTGCTCCGCTTGCAGTTGATGCCGGAGCGTCCGCAGCCCTTGAGGTGGCACTTGCCTCTGCAACATTCGGGCTTATTTCAGGTTGTATACTCGGCGGTCCTTTCGGTAATTTCTTGATACAAAGATTTCATTTGCAAGATTCTGCGCTGGACGGCAAACAGAATGCTTCCGATGCGGATATCGCCGCCTCAAAAACGCTCGTTGATAAATCGAATGTTTTGCAAGCGGTATTTTTAATGTGCCTTGCTTGCGGTATCGGACAGATACTCTTCCTTATTCTTAAATATTTTCATATTAAATTTCCGATCCATGTATGCTGTATGTTTGGCGGTATTGTGATGCGTCTCATGTTGGACGGACAGCGCAGTAAAAATTATGATGTACTTTACGAGTCTATCGATATTGTCGGAGAATTTTCTTTAGCCCTATTTGTTTCCATGTCAATTGTTTCGATGAGATTGTGGGAACTTTCAGGTTTGGGACTTTCTCTTGTTGTGCTGCTGATGGCGCAGGTTATGCTCATTAGTATTTTCTGCTACTTCTTGACATTCAGGTTGTTGGGTAAAAACTATGATGCGGCTGTTATGGCGGTAGGACATATAGGATTTGGTTTAGGGGCGGTTCCGGTTTCTATGACCACGATGCAAACTGTGTGTCAAAAATATCGATATTCCCGACTGGCATTCTTTGTTGTACCGGTAATAGGCGGATTTCTCAGTAATATTACGAATGCGATAATTATCACCACATTCTTGGATATTGCAAAAAACATGATTTAAAAGAGAGATTTTGAATGAGAAATAGAAAGAGGTATCAAGGGTGAGTAAGTTTACTATGGGGGTTGATGTCGGTTCGACAGCATCTAAGTGTGTAATATTAAAAGACGGAAAAGACATTGTTGCGACTTCGGTGGTTAATGTCGGTACCGGTACAAGCGGTCCTGCGCGAGTAATACAGCAAGCATTAGACAGCGCGGGCTTTGCCGATGTTTTAGAACTTGACGGGGCAGTTGCTACGGGATACGGCAGAGCTACATTGGAAAAAGTGCCGCATCAAATGTCTGAATTGTCCTGCCATGCAAAGGGCGCTTATTTTTTATTTCCAAAAGTTAAGACGATTATTGATATCGGCGGGCAAGATTCAAAAGCA contains these protein-coding regions:
- a CDS encoding sodium ion-translocating decarboxylase subunit beta — translated: MEFLKTLSVMMAESGFAALTWQSLVMFIISFILIYLAIVKQFEPLLLLPIAFGIFLTNLPLAGLMDEADPWYASGVLRIIYNGIKTNLFPCLIFMGIGAMTDFGPLIANPISLLLGAAAQFGIYITFTFANALPFFSPKQAAAIGIIGGADGPTAIYLANNLAPELLAPIAVAAYSYMALIPLIQPPIMKMLTTKKERSVKMKQLRKVSKAEKIVFPIGTVLFTALLLPSVTPLLGMLMLGNIFRESGVVQRLSDTAQNALINIITIMLGVTVGATANGDLFLRLETLAIIFMGLFAFCMSTVGGVLLGKLLYLITGGKINPLIGSAGVSAVPMAARVSQVVGAAEDKTNFLLMHAMGPNVAGVIGSAVAAGFFMLILGK
- the gctB gene encoding glutaconate CoA-transferase subunit B, which produces MTNYKNYTNKEMQAITIAKTIQDGQIVIVGTGLPLIGASLAKRIFAPNCKLIVESGLMDCNPIEVPRSVGDTRFMAHCGVQWPNVRFIGFETNEWLNDKDRMIAFIGGAQIDPYGNVNSTCIGDYHNPITRFTGSGGANGIATYSNTVIMMQHEKRRFIDKIDYVTSVGWGDGVGGREKLGLPGNRGPIAVVTDRGILKFDDKTKRMYLAGYYPTSSPEDVLENTGFELDVSKAVRLDAPDEAVIKMIREEIDPGQAFIKVPVEEK
- a CDS encoding sodium/glutamate symporter; protein product: MERIVLKLGMFETLMIAVIAIYFGEFLRKKIPLLKKYCLPAAVVGGTIFSIISLCLYSANVFELQFDYKTINQLFYCIFFAASGAAASLSLLKKGGKLVIIFAILAALLAALQNALALAIGKAFAINPLIALMTGSIPMTGGHGNAASFAPLAVDAGASAALEVALASATFGLISGCILGGPFGNFLIQRFHLQDSALDGKQNASDADIAASKTLVDKSNVLQAVFLMCLACGIGQILFLILKYFHIKFPIHVCCMFGGIVMRLMLDGQRSKNYDVLYESIDIVGEFSLALFVSMSIVSMRLWELSGLGLSLVVLLMAQVMLISIFCYFLTFRLLGKNYDAAVMAVGHIGFGLGAVPVSMTTMQTVCQKYRYSRLAFFVVPVIGGFLSNITNAIIITTFLDIAKNMI
- the gctA gene encoding glutaconate CoA-transferase subunit A, translated to MSKVMSLHDAIKTYVKSGDHLCFGGFTTNRKPYAAVYEILRQGLGDFIGYSGPAGGDWDMLIGEGRVHAFINCYIANSGYTNVCRRFRHEIEKNKKMLLEDYSQDVLMLMLHASALGLPYLPVKLMQGSDLVNKWGISKEVRAKDLRLPNNKLVEVENPFNPGEKVVAVPVPRLDVAIIHVQKAAVDGTCSIEGDEFHDIDIAIAAKRCIVTCEELVDEKEIRRDPSKNSIPQFCVDAVVHAPHGAHPAQCYNYYDYDANFFKMYDSVTKTEEDFKNFLQEWVYGVKNHEEYLDKLGATRLLKLKVVPGFGYAAKLVKEGK
- a CDS encoding acyl-CoA carboxylase subunit beta; translated protein: MGNYSMPGYFQNMEQIGSALSKIDEDNEQQVKQVEEEIRKLIDEVHEAGTPTETLNEKGQWTALQRIAELVDEGTWCPLNSLYNPEDFETATGIVKGLGRINGKWAVVVASDNKKIAGAWVPGQSENLLRASDTAKCLRIPLVYVLNCSGVKLDEQEKVYPNRRGGGTPFYRNVELEQLGVPVIVGIFGTNPAGGGYHSISPTILIAHEKANMAVGGTGIVSGMNPKGYIDQEGAEQIIDAVSNAKPTEVPGTVSIHYDQTGFFREVYSEEIGVLDGIRKYMDCLPAYDLEFFRVDEPTEPLFDPNDLYSLLPMNQKRVYNIYDIIARLVDNSEFSEYKKGYGPEMVTGLAKVDGLLVGIVANVQGLLLKYPEYKENAVGIGGKLYRQGLVKMNEFVTLCARDRIPIVWLQDTTGIDVGNDAEKAELLGLGQSLIYSIQNSNIPQMEVTLRKGTAAAHYVLGGPQGNDTNAFSLGTAATEINVMNGETAATAMYSRRLVKDRNAGKDITPIIEKMNKLINEYKDKSVPSFCAKAGMVDEIVHLYDIRAYMIAFANSVYQNPKSICPFHQMLLPRMIREYNTFVKK